One genomic region from Manis pentadactyla isolate mManPen7 chromosome 12, mManPen7.hap1, whole genome shotgun sequence encodes:
- the LOC130679798 gene encoding putative uncharacterized protein encoded by MAPKAPK5-AS1, producing the protein MLALLRRDAQGPHGHSPRSSRPALLRRAPQWGPLAPGRAPTLLTLLPGLSSACAAVAPRRARGGARWEAGAAEFKCGSRRPGGRAARQVPPGGEASGKLGGRVGEALRSAPALARALRALGAGPAGRRGRGRRAPRSGPRPRPREAARGRPGLSPRGLGGSGSATPPALPAPGLGRCGGSVKWEFVLFGVQSATPHRHHMSWSLRGSTE; encoded by the exons ATGCTGGCATTACTGCGCCGAGATGCCCAGGGGCCGCACGGGCATTCCCCGCGGTCTTCCCGGCCGGCACTGCTGCGCCGCGCTCCCCAGTGGGGACCCCTGGCGCCCGGGCGCGCGCCGACCCTCCTCACGCTCCTTCCCGGCCTCTCATCGGCGTGCGCGGCAGTCGCTCCTCGCCGCGCTCGGGGCGGCGCCAGGTGGGAGGCCGGCGCGGCGGAGTTCAAGTGCGGCTCGCGGCGGCCGGGGGGGCGGGCGGCGCGGCAGGTTCCTCCTGGCGGAGAAGCTTCGGGGAAGCTGGGCGGGAGGGTTGGTGAGGCACTCAGGTCCGCCCCTGCGCTGGCGCGGGCGCTCCGGGCGCTCGGGGCCGGGCCGGCAGGGCGGCGGGGCAGGGGGCGGAGGGCGCCGCGCTCAGGGCCGCGCCCCCGCCCGCGCGAGGCCGCACGTGGTCGCCCCGGGCTCTCCCCCCGCGGGCTCGGCGGCTCCGGGTCGGCCACGCCGCCCGCGCTTCCGGCGCCGGGGCTGGGCCGCTGCGGGGGCTCAG TAAAGTGGGAGTTCGTCCTCTTCGGAGTACAGTCAGCTACCCCTCACCGTCACCACATGTCTTGGTCTCTGCGGGGATCGACGGAGTGA